The DNA segment ACCGTCCGGTGGCGACCTTCTGCAGTGCCGACGGCAGCCTCAACGTCGGCGGTCGAACACTTCTGCCTGCACGGTTGATCACCGATGTGACGGTGCGTCCCACCCACCGACGTCGTGGACTGCTGCGGACGATGATGTCGGCCGAACTGGCCGAAGCCCGGGATGCAGGTCTTCCCGTGGCTGCGCTGACCGTCACCGAGGGCAGCATCTATCGCCGGTTCGGGTTCGGACCCGCCACCTTCGAGACCGGTGTCACGGTGCAGACCAACATGCGGTTCGGTCTGCAGGTCCCGCCCGCCGGGGGGAACGTCGTGCTCGTCGACGCCGCCCGGGTGCAGGAGTACGCCGCCGACATCTTCGCCGTCTTCCATCAGCGCGTGCCCGGTTCGGTCTCGCGCTTCAGCACCGTTCCCACCCATGTCAGTGGGGTCTGGGATTTCGGCCTGGGCAAGGAGAACCGACGGACCCGTGGTGCGATCCACCTGTCCGCCGACCGGCGCCCGGACGGATATGTCACCTGGGAGGCCGATCGGCAGGCCGATCAGTTCGGCAAGATCACGATCACCGATCTGGTCGCGACGACAGCGCAGGGTTACCTCGAATTGTGGGACTTCCTCGGACACATCGATCTGATCGAGGAAGTGCATTGGCGGCAGGCACCGGTCGAGGACCCGCTGCGATTCGCGCTGAATGACCCGAATCTCTATCAGGTGACGGATTACCGGGCGAATGTATGGCTACGTCTGCTGGACGTCGCAGCGGTCCTGCAGGCGCGCCCGTGGGTGGGTCGGGGAACGGTGGTGATCGACGTGAGCGACTCACTCGACCTTGTTCCGGGCCGTTACCTGGTGGAGGTGGCCGACGGTTCGGCAAGGGTCACCCGAACTGATCAACCGGCAGATGTCGCCCTCGATGCGGCGGCGCTGGCCTCGATCAGTCTCGGTGCAGTGCGTCCGTCGACGCTGCAGAAGGCGGGTTTGATCAACGAGTTGCGCAGCGGTGGAACCGACAATCTTGATCAGCTGGTCGCCGCCCCTGCGCCGGTCTGGGGCATCACGCATTTCTGATTTGACCTTGATCGCTGATCATTACACGCCCATAATCGACAAATAATGATCAGTTCTCGGCAAATGGCTGATCATTGTTTCAAAGGGCTGGCTCGGAGTGGACAGCCGAACATCCAGCTACACCGCAACGAGGGGGAACCATGGCAGCAGCCAAGGCATCCAGGAGCAGCGCGAAGAAGACCACGGCCAAGAAGGCGCCAGCGAAGAAGGCTGCCGCTCCACTGACCAAGGGAGCTCGGATCACCGGCAGACAACGCGACAGCCTGGCCACCAGCTTCGCTCGCCGCTACAAGTCGGGTGAGTCGATCCGGTCGATCGCCGACGATTCCGGGCGGTCCTACGGTTTCGTCCACGGCGTGCTGAAGGAGGCCGGTGTGGATCTGCGCGGTCGCGGCGGTGCCACCCGCGGAGCCGCAGCCAAGAAGTCCCCGGCGAAGAAGACCACCGCGACCAAGTCGACCGCGACCACGTCGACGGCCAAGAAGTCCCCGGCGAAGAAGAGCCCGGCGAAGAAGACCACTGCCAAGAAGAGTCCGGCGAAGAAGACCACGGCAAGCTCGGCGGCGAAGAAGTCGACTGCGAAGAAGTCCCCGGCCAAGAAGACCACCGCGAAGAAGTCGACTGCGGCCAAGTCGACGCCGGCCAAGAAGACCACCGCGAAGAAGACCACCGCGAAGAAGAGCCCGGCGAAGACGACTGCGGCCAGTTCGGCGGCGAAGAAGTCGAGTGCGAAGAAGGCGCCGGCGAAGAGGTCGGCCGCGACCAAGTCGGCGGCCACGAAGACCACCGGCAAGAAGACCGCCACCAAGAAGAGCCCGTCCAAGAAGGGCTCGGCCAAGAAGTCGGGCTCGAAGAAGTCCTCGCGCCGCTGAAACCCTCTCGCAGAGCCCGGGCCGTCGGCCCGGGCTCTGTCGTCTGCCGGGTCTGCTCAGGTGACCTGCTCAGCGAGGTACGGCCACGGTGATGTCCACCGCGAGGGTGAGGGCCGAGACGAGCTCGCCGACCGGCTCTGCGGTGGTGTGGAAGGCACTCGGCCCCATACCGATCAGGTCGGCGACGAGCGCCGGATCGACAGCCTGGTGCGCGACGACAGCGAACCTGTCGGCCACCGTGAAGCCGCTCGCGAGTTGTCGATCGAGCTCGTCGGACTTGTTCGCCTGGATGCCCAGCAGGGCACCGGTCTCCCGCAGTTCGATCAGATGATCCGGGCGGGGGGTGACCACCAGCAACCGGCCATCGGCGGCGAGCACCCGCGCGAACTCGCCGGGGTTCCGGGGGGCGAAGACACAGGTGATCATCTCCACCGACGCATCCGTCACCGGCAGTCGACGCCAGGTGTCGGCCACCGCGGCAGCCAGTCGCCGATGCGCCCTGGCCGCCATCCGCACGGCCGGCACCGACACGTCGAGCGCCAGTCCCCGCAGCTCCGGCCGGGTGTCGAGGATCCGGCCTGCGTACCAACCGGGACCGGATCCGACATCCAGCAGGACCCCATGACCCAGGACCCGGTCGACGAGCGCCGAACTCACCGGATCGAACCAGCCACTGCTGAGCACCCGATGGCGGGCGGTGACCATCTGCGTGGTGTCGGCATTGCGCGGCGGAGGCTGGTTCAGCAGGTTCACGTACCCCTGGCGGGCGATGTCGAAGCGGTGCCCGTTGCCGCAGCCCAGCGACACGGCACGGTCGTGATCATGATCGACGACGACCCCGCTGTGGCACACCGGGCAGCACAGGACATCGCTGACCAGGTCGAGACCACCCATCGGTCAGCGCTTCTCGATCATCGGCGGATTCACACCGTGCGCATGGCGCCACCGTCGACGGGCAGCAGGCTCCCGCTCAGGTAGGACCCGGCGGGTGAGAGCGCGAAGGCGGCGACCCGACCGAACTCCTCGGGTCGTCCGTACCGCCGGAGCGGGATGGCGCTCTCACCTGCCTTCCGGGCGGCCTGCGGATCGGCTGCCCGTTCGAGCAGGTGGATCATCCGTTCGGTGTCGATGCTGCCCGGCAGCAGACCGAGCACCCGCGTGCCGTCCGGGCCCAGTTCATCTGCCAGTTGTTTCACCAGCATGCCCAGGCCCGGCCGCAGACCGTTGGAGATGGCCATACCCGGCAGCGGCAACCGGGCCGAGGTCGACAGAACCAGCCCGATAGCCAGGTCATCGGCGGTGCCGGCCGCGACCACGGCGCGGACCGTGCGCAGGGCGGCCAGGAAGACCGAGTCGAAGGCATCGGTCCACTGCTTCTCCGACATCTCCAACACCGCGCCCGCGGGGGGACCGCCGACGCTGATCAGGGCTCCGTCGAGTCGCCCCCAGGTGTCGAGCGCGAGCCGGCAGGCGTGCCCGGGCAGGTCGGGGTCACCGAGGTCACCGCTCAGGGCGACTGCCGAACCGTCGCCGAACTCGGCAACGGCCTCGGCCAACACCTCCGCCCGGCGGGCCACCAGGACCACCTTCGCGCCCTCGGCGACGAGAGCGGCGGCGCTGGCACGGCCCAGACCGCCACTGGCCGCGGTCACCACGAACACCTTGTCGGTCAGGCCAAGATCCACGTCAACTCCTCCGTTGTCCTGTCAGGTTCTGGTCGATGATCTCCGGGGCCGGCGGGCATACCGGCCTCGGCCGCCACCGATCGGTCGGGCCCGGGTCATCGGTCGACATGTTCGGCGGTCCCGCTCGGTTCGCGGGTCGAGGAACCGGGTTCGGTCTCCCGCGGACGGTACGGGTCGGGTGAGGGGATCTTCGCCCGTTTCTGCTTCGGCGCCTTCTGCGGCGTACCACGTTCGGCACGGCGCTCCCGCAGATCCCCGCGGACGAAGACGATCAGGCCGGCCAGCCCGATACTGGCGAACATGAACCACTGCACGGCGTACCAGAAGTGCGGGCCGTCGGACAGCTCGGGAAGCGACAGCGGCACCAGTTCGGTCTCGGCCGGGGTGCTCGACTGCAGACTGATCCACCCGTCGGCGACCGGGTAGGGCAGGACCGTGGCGATCTTCGGGGCGTTGACCAACCGGGTCTGCCCGTCGACCGGCACCGTCGCCTGGTCACCACCGCGTTCGTCGACCCGGACGAATCCGGTGACGGTGACCTCACCGGCCGGCGGGGCGGGCCCGGTGGTCGGGGTGGGGCGATTCCGATCGGTGGGCATGAAACCACGATCGACCAGCACCGTCAGGCCGTCGGCGGTACGCAGGGGCGTAACCACTTCGACTCCCGGCTGCCGGTCCAGGGTGCGCAGCCGGACCACGATCTGATTCGCGCCGTCATAGGTGCCGGTGATCTCCACCCGCTGCCATTCCTCGGCCTCGGTGATCGGACCGCCGAAGACCTCGCTCGCCGATACCGGAACCGCGTCCTCCCGGGACTGGATCGACTCGTTGGTCACCCGGCGTTCCTCCAACCGGGCAAGCTGCCACTGGCCCAGCAGGACACAGGTGACGCCGATCGCCATCACGAACAGCAGCAGCGCCAGCCAACGGATGATCAGGCGACGCACGTGACCACTCTAGGCCACTGATCCCGGAGTCCAAGACTCCGGCTCAGCTCTCCTCGAACTCGATCTCGGCGTCCTGGCCGGCCTCGGTCGGCAGTGCCAGCTGGACCTTCGCCGAGGCAGCGCTGAGGCTGGCGCCGCGACCGACCGCGACACCGATCAGATAGGCGGTCAACGGTGCCGCCGGGCGAATCACCTGGTGTGCGGCATCCCTGCTCAGGTCGAGCAGGATGTGCCTGGCGTCCTCGTCGAGATCCTCCTCGGGGATGTCGAGCACGGCGCATACCTCGCGCAACCAGCCGTTCAGCGTGTTGGTCTGTGTGGCCATCTCTCCTCCGTCCCATGTTCTTCGGCGATCATGGCACGCGGCCCCCAACGCTTCGTCGGCGCCCCCGGGCAGAAGGGGGTCGGGCGAGGTCATCGGCTCCTTCGGGGCAAGTCCTTGCGGGCAAGCGCGTAGGCTCGGCCCATGTCCGCAGCGATCCCCCTGGTCGACGGGTTCGGACGGGTGGCCACCGATCTTCGGGTCTCCCTGACCGACCGTTGCAATCTGCGCTGCACCTATTGCATGCCGGCGCAAGGACTGGACTGGCTGCCGCATGCGGAGGTGCTCACCAATGAAGAACTGATCCGGCTGATCCGGATCGCAGTGGAGAACCTCGGCATCACCAGCA comes from the Naumannella halotolerans genome and includes:
- a CDS encoding SDR family oxidoreductase; translated protein: MDLGLTDKVFVVTAASGGLGRASAAALVAEGAKVVLVARRAEVLAEAVAEFGDGSAVALSGDLGDPDLPGHACRLALDTWGRLDGALISVGGPPAGAVLEMSEKQWTDAFDSVFLAALRTVRAVVAAGTADDLAIGLVLSTSARLPLPGMAISNGLRPGLGMLVKQLADELGPDGTRVLGLLPGSIDTERMIHLLERAADPQAARKAGESAIPLRRYGRPEEFGRVAAFALSPAGSYLSGSLLPVDGGAMRTV
- a CDS encoding DUF6457 domain-containing protein encodes the protein MATQTNTLNGWLREVCAVLDIPEEDLDEDARHILLDLSRDAAHQVIRPAAPLTAYLIGVAVGRGASLSAASAKVQLALPTEAGQDAEIEFEES
- a CDS encoding SURF1 family protein, whose amino-acid sequence is MRRLIIRWLALLLFVMAIGVTCVLLGQWQLARLEERRVTNESIQSREDAVPVSASEVFGGPITEAEEWQRVEITGTYDGANQIVVRLRTLDRQPGVEVVTPLRTADGLTVLVDRGFMPTDRNRPTPTTGPAPPAGEVTVTGFVRVDERGGDQATVPVDGQTRLVNAPKIATVLPYPVADGWISLQSSTPAETELVPLSLPELSDGPHFWYAVQWFMFASIGLAGLIVFVRGDLRERRAERGTPQKAPKQKRAKIPSPDPYRPRETEPGSSTREPSGTAEHVDR
- a CDS encoding GNAT family N-acetyltransferase encodes the protein MDLEMKTFRAQSADPAENPDVVRWWRAVNQGFHGERLSDDRLARMVEGSYDDDLLLRGVYDREIPEPGNPNRPVATFCSADGSLNVGGRTLLPARLITDVTVRPTHRRRGLLRTMMSAELAEARDAGLPVAALTVTEGSIYRRFGFGPATFETGVTVQTNMRFGLQVPPAGGNVVLVDAARVQEYAADIFAVFHQRVPGSVSRFSTVPTHVSGVWDFGLGKENRRTRGAIHLSADRRPDGYVTWEADRQADQFGKITITDLVATTAQGYLELWDFLGHIDLIEEVHWRQAPVEDPLRFALNDPNLYQVTDYRANVWLRLLDVAAVLQARPWVGRGTVVIDVSDSLDLVPGRYLVEVADGSARVTRTDQPADVALDAAALASISLGAVRPSTLQKAGLINELRSGGTDNLDQLVAAPAPVWGITHF
- a CDS encoding helix-turn-helix domain-containing protein, encoding MAAAKASRSSAKKTTAKKAPAKKAAAPLTKGARITGRQRDSLATSFARRYKSGESIRSIADDSGRSYGFVHGVLKEAGVDLRGRGGATRGAAAKKSPAKKTTATKSTATTSTAKKSPAKKSPAKKTTAKKSPAKKTTASSAAKKSTAKKSPAKKTTAKKSTAAKSTPAKKTTAKKTTAKKSPAKTTAASSAAKKSSAKKAPAKRSAATKSAATKTTGKKTATKKSPSKKGSAKKSGSKKSSRR
- a CDS encoding putative RNA methyltransferase; its protein translation is MGGLDLVSDVLCCPVCHSGVVVDHDHDRAVSLGCGNGHRFDIARQGYVNLLNQPPPRNADTTQMVTARHRVLSSGWFDPVSSALVDRVLGHGVLLDVGSGPGWYAGRILDTRPELRGLALDVSVPAVRMAARAHRRLAAAVADTWRRLPVTDASVEMITCVFAPRNPGEFARVLAADGRLLVVTPRPDHLIELRETGALLGIQANKSDELDRQLASGFTVADRFAVVAHQAVDPALVADLIGMGPSAFHTTAEPVGELVSALTLAVDITVAVPR